DNA from Ictalurus punctatus breed USDA103 chromosome 7, Coco_2.0, whole genome shotgun sequence:
AAATGTAAAACGTTCATAATACGTACAGTTGCATTGTCTAAAACCTGAGCCTGTATCTGAACGGGATGTCCCGCGTTGGCTGCATCGTCCCGAATCCCCACCGCCTCACATCGATGTCTGGGATCTCTTCATCTGGGTTCTTCAACTCAAAGTCAAAATATGTGAGCATGAGGAAGACGAACTGTTTGAGTTCGTTGATGGCGAAGAACCTCCCGGGACACATGCTGACCCCGGCACCCCACGGCATGTTGTAGTACTTcactttctttcctcctttgtagaattctgtcttttttctgCCGTCGGGTGTGAGGAAGCGGTAGTACTTGAAGGTGAGTGGATCAGGGTGCACCTCTGGGTCCATCTGGACAGCAGTGTAGGGGAAGAGGGACACACGGTCACCTTTGCGGATCTTGTATTCGTGGCCGTTGTCCATTTTCAGGCTCATGTCCTCCAGAACGGCTCGTGTGAGCACAGGAGCAGCAGTCATGCGCAGGCTCTCATCCACTGCACTGTCCAGAACCGGGGTTTTGAGAAGCATGTCTCGGGTCAGGTTAATCAACGGGCCACCACGCTTCACCTCCTGTCTGGTTTCATGCAGAACCTCATCGACCTCGCTCTTCACCGCTTTCATGGCCTCTGGGTGCTTCATGAGGAATAGAAGAAGCCAGAATGAGGCAGGACCTGTGTTACCCTGGGACGCCCACAGGAGCAGAAACATGTATCTGTCCAGCATGGATTCATGCATTCCATGCTCAGCACGCATCTGCTGTGATTCAGATACCCAGCCGCTAATGTTGTCTTTAGTGTTCACCTTCTCCACAGCGAGGACTTTCCAGAAAAGCCTCTTCAGTCTCTCTGCTTCGATTTTCTCAGAAGGTCCCAGAACTCCGTAGGCCAGCTTTGGGAAAAGTTGATCATATTTACGGAACTCATAAAAGAGTTCATTTGACTCCTTTCGGTCGACTTCCTTTGCTTTATCCACACTTCCTGAAGTCTTGGCTATTTCATTTCCAAAAAGCGCCAGATATCCGGCTCGGAACACGATGTTATAGCAGTAAGCGAAGAGCCCATCCTCCTGCCACGGTCGGTCATCATCATTTCCAGGCCCAATGTTGTGCAACATGAGGTTCTGTAGGTTGTTCATCAGGGCTTGTGATATCACCATCAGGCCATCACCCATCAGATGCTTGTTGCTGGATGCCTGAATGAGCTTGTGGTCATCTTCTAAGGGATGGTAGCCAAAAACACGCTGGACCAGGTGCTTAGCGAACTCGCTAAAGTCCAGTTTGGCCCGGGCCTCTTTAACCACCGAGCCGAAGGACAGTGGGTCTGTGaggaaagtgaaataaaacccTCCCAGCTGCACAGTGAAAATATCCCCGTGCTTCTTTCTCATCCTCTCTAGAAACTTTGCAGTGTCCCTCCTGAACTCCAGGACGTGTCCCAGCCATGGAAGAGGACCTTTATCCAGAGGGGGTTCTCCAGACCTTCGACGACGAAAGGCTCCAAGGAGGTAAAGTCCCCCAAGCAGAGTGGTAAACAAAGCAAGAAGAATTTGCAGCAGAAAGCTCATgttgtttattctctctctgtctctctctctctctctcagtggtgTGTGTACTCTGAACTCTTCCTCTAGCTTGTCTCTATTTAAACTCTTTGAGCTCAGACCCTGCCCCTCCTCTGTACTTTGAATCCCTGTAATGCTAGATCATCTTGGCTTTCAACAGCAGATGAGCCAGTTTGTCTTGGGTACTGGGACATCTCTGAGCTCTCAGTAGGAGTATAATTGTTTAATGTGCTCAGGTTATATGTGCAAATCACCTGcctcatttgttttattgtttgtttccATGTGACGTCCATGTGGTGATCAAGGATGATCTGAACACAATGATAAAGATAGAGGAGAGGCCATTATGAAAGTTTTTACCATCCCCACTCTCAGAACATATTAGGTCTAAGTGACATTCTTTATAGGCATCTTGTTTTAGACTTATTGCAGTTTAACTTAGTGCAGTTTGGTCATCTCAACTGGCCAGTCAAATTGTCTAAAACTATaagcagctgtggctcaggtgataGAGTGGGTTGTACACTAATAGTAGgtttggcggtttgattcctggcccacatgactccacatgccgaagtgtccttgggcaagacactgaaccccaagttgctcttgatggcaagttagtgccttgcgtggcagctctgctaccactggtgtttgtgtgtgaatgagacaaagtgtaaagcactttgtaaaaCCTAAggctaaggttaaaaagtaatatgtacatataagtgccgaccatttaccatttaccagaGTTGCAGGAAAACACAACCATCTTGGTGGTTTCTGACAGGTTCTCAAAGTCACTATGCCACTAATTCCACTAGCATCCCTCCCATTAGCTTTCACCACAGGAATTAATGTTTCAACACATGCTCCAAAACTTTGGAATCCCAGAGGAGATCATCAGTGATCGAGTACCACAATTCACGAGTATGGTCCAGCTTCATGAGCAAAATGGGCACCAATATTAATCTAACCTCATGGTACCATCCACAAGCCAATGGCCAAGTAGAATGTGCCAACCAAGAGATCAGGCGGTTCCTCTGAACATTCTGTGCAGCTAACCCAGAGGACTGGACCAGATTCATCCCCTGGGTCGATTACACCTAGAACGccctacatttacatttacatttattcacttagcagacgtttttatccaaagcgacttacaaatgagaaagatacaagcaaagcgatatatcaagcagagaacaatacaagtagtgctaccatacaagatccattaattgagttccagaagaagcaaagtgcagagtagaggtgtaagtgcaattttttatttctattttttatttttttattatgagttggttaggtgttcctggaagaggtgggtctttagctgttttttgaagatggtgagagattctgcggtccggattgagattggaagtgcattccaccactgaggaataGTTGGTGTGAAgtttctggaaagggaccttgtgccacgctgagttggaacgcCACGCTGAGATGGAAATCACTCAGCTACCCAATTCATCCAGTTCCAGTATGTCTTAGACTACCAGCCACATCTGTTCCTGTGGAACGCCAACGCCACAGATTCCCCAGCAGTCAACCAATGGTTCCTGCAGAGTGAGCTGGTCTGGGAAAACACCAATGCCTAACACAATCCACGTTACCATCCATGTGGCAGAGTCTGGCTCTCAAATACGACCTCAGACAGCTACAGTCCTGTAAGAAACTCAGTCCATGGTACATTGGGCAATTCAAGATCAATCTGGCTCTAAACACTaagaaaaccaaggagctcATTGTAGACTTTaggaagcacaacactgagctaGCCCCCCTTTTCatcaatggtgagtgtgtggagagggtccacaccttccggtttcttggcgtccttatctctgctgacatctcctggacggacaacatcacagtggttatcaagaaggctcaaacgcggctccacttcctgagggttctcaggaagtacaatctggactccaatctgctgctgatcttctcctggagtggggggggggggggctctgtcatACCACcgcaaaccagcaactccatttctcAGAACGCaccacgaactacaaacatggcagacAACAACTACActtccaaaacacacacattgacatTTTCACCATCCCCAGAATATTTATTAGAGATACCTGAttccaatcacacacatacacacacacacacacacgcacacacacacagactactcCTTTTAAGGGACACACTTCTCCATTCACTCATGTAGTTTTGTCTCTGCTGTTACCAAGCCTTGATatcgtgtttgtttatttttgactttgttcttgtATTACAACCTTTTCTCTatgccttgccttgtttggactgtttgcctgatcgcctgacccttgcctgtcTATGTTTACTGATCTgtgcctgatcctttggacttgttattttattaaacaggcacacctgcatttgcttctgtctgtgcctccattatgtgacagacagctgcttgattatagttctggttctctctttcCAGTTGgggctcacatgagcaacctcctggtgcattcaaaataaattttgtgcaaaGGTAATTTgctagaaattaacacaaattgttctcggAAATGCTTTTGTGATGTACTTTGCATgtacttttctcatttgttggttgctttggataaaagcgtctgctaagtgaataaatgtaaatgtaatgtaaatatgtaatgttacccgcatcagggacagtgatcttttatttattaagtgatttaattaattaattaattaaaacaaatccaaacattggaTATCATTAAGCTGTAAAATaaactctaaataaaagtattttagatcatattgcttttctcttgactttatttacacatgtgaccttgaagtaatccaaacaTTATTGATTACATTAGTTTCAGATCGTGATACTTGTATtatgttactgattacatttttatgaagcaatttgtaactgtaaaggaatacaattttaaaggaaccctcccaaccctgatTGCACTGTTTGTTCAAGTTCAAATGcacatgtagtattagcacatttattgaagaggtgtatttatttataatcgcactatccagtgtcggccagatgaagatgggttccattgactcagggagtttttcctcaccactgtcgcctctggctactcattagggataaattcatacatccatccatccatccatcttctataccgctttcagagtcacagggaaacctggagcctatcccaaggagcatcgggcacaaggaggggtacaccctggacagggtgcaaatccattgcagggcacactcacatacacattcacagcctaccatgccaatcagcctaccatgcatgtttttggattggggaggaaaccggagtacccggaggaaaaccccgcagcacggggagaacatgcaaactccgcacacacagggccactgTTGGAATCAAAccacctggaggtgtgaggcgaacgtgctaaccactaagccatcgtgtGCCCCTAAACTCATGCATTTAAAATCTATTGTAATATATTCCTATaaagctgctctgggacaatgtccaccgttaaaagtgctatacaaatttTTAAAACTGAATTAAATGGCTATTTCTATTTCATCTTTTCACAAtcaaatttataataaaaaaaatctagagtaataataacaatattgttaatatttttgttcattatgtaaattttacagtatttatttattcatcccaAATGTTAAAGTGCTTTCCATAAAACAGatcaaaataaaactcaaaCATCGTAGCATCTataaccttcaaactaactgttcctcagtggtggattgaacttccaacctcaagccagaatctctcaccatcttcagaaaacagctaaagacccacctcttccgtgaacacctaaccaactcataaaaaaaaataataaaaaaaaatttgcacttACACTCTGTGCACTTACACTCagttgcttcttctggaactatTGTATGGtaacactacttgtattgttctctgcttgatatatcgctttgcttgtattttctcatttgtaagtcgctttggataaaagcgtctgctaagtgaataaatgtaaatgtaaatttatataCAGACTCAGGGGCAGATTTAGTGATGTGGGGGCCCTGGGCAAAATGTAGgaatggggccctcatttcagtgttttaacattgatatttaaattttccaCATATGTCATTAagcattaatagcaataatcaggGGTTAACTTGGaccaaaaagtggccctggaTTTTCTGGCCCTGAGCGGACCACCATACCCGGCCCACAACATGCCCCATCATAACACACCAGCTCATTGATGGTTAGACCAATTTTTAACACCACTTACTAACATAATAATATGCCCACTACATTGGACTATTCCATGGATTATTATGGCTGAGACTTTCTTTAACCATGATTTAGAATATAATAAAAAGATGGTGtagtttttctttctgaaataatAATCTGTTTACATTAAAAGTTGGATGCAGAAGATGATTAGCAaagctattaataataataataataataataataataataataataataataataaacactgactTAGCATGCAGGCACAGTGTAAAAGGTTAATAAAACTAATATGTATAAAACCTGGGCCTGTATCTGAATGGGATGTCCCGCGTTGGCTACATCGTCCCGAATCCCCACCGCCTCACATCGATGTCTGGCATCTTTTCATATGGGTTCTTCAACTCAAAGTCAAAATATGTGAGCATGAGGAAGACGAACTGCTTGAGCTCGTTGATGGCGAAGAACATCCCAGGACACATGCTGACCCCGGCACCCCACGGCATGTTGTAGTACTTaattttctttcctcctttgtAGAATTCTGTCTTTTTTCAGCCGTCGGGTGTGAGGAAGCGGTTGTATTTGAAGGTGAGTGGATCAGGGTGCACCTCTGGGTCCATCTGGATAGCGGTGTAGGGGAAGAGGGACACACAGTCACCTTTGCGGATCTTGTATTGGTGGCCGTTGTCCATTTTCAGGCTCATGTCCTCCATAATGGCTCGTGTGAGCACAGGAGCAGCCGTCATGCGCAGGCTCTCATCCACTGCACTGTCCAGAACCGGAGTTTTGAGAAGCATGTCTCGGGTCAGGTTAATTAGCGGGCCACCACGCTTCACCTCCTGTCTGGTTTCATGCAGAACCTCATCGACCTCGCTCTTCACCGCTTTCATGGCCTCTGGGTGCTTCATGAGGAAGAGAAGAAGCCAGAATGATGCAGGACCTGTGTTACCCTGTGACGCCCACAGGAGCAGGAACATGTATCTGTCCTGCATGGACTCATGCATTCCACGCTCGGCACACATCTGCTGCGCTTCAGATACCCAGTCGTTAATGTTGTCTTTGTTGTTCACCTTCTCCACAGCAAGGACTTTCCAGAAGAGCTTCTTCAGCCTCTGTGCTTCCATTTTCTCAGAAGGTCCCAGAACTCCGTAGGCTAGCTTTGGGAAAAGTTGATCATATTTACGGAACTCATAAAAGAGCTCATTTGACTCCTTTCGGTCAACTTCCTTTGCTTTATCCACGCTTCCTGAAGTCTTGGCTACTTCATTTCCAAAAAGCACCAGAAATCCAGTGCAATACTTGGAAGCCATGTAGCGCTACATCATCTCAGCTATCAACACCTGATGTGACGGATTGTCTTGTATACAAGTCCTCCATATTTCTGTGTTCATGACCTGGGATCTGCAAAATTTCTGACCTGCCACtatgaaaaaaaatttattgaATGGCTCTCTATCTTGTAATTCCTACTCTGTAAATCTGAGTTTTTTGAGGGCTCTGACATCGCAAAATACCTCGACATCACTTCAACATGGCAGTACTCAATTAACAGACTGATTTTAACAATTAACAGTGAATTATCACTTCCAATTTTATATTGTAATACCTCTTTGCACCTAATTCCACACAAGAACTGTGTACTAGTTGGCACTGCACTGTCCTTTACAGTGCCTATTGTCGTGTTTAATAATTGTTGTACTGTCTTTCGCTGTTTGCAGATATTTGcacacgtgcactttatgtagtcctgtgtatgtttttgtagTCTTATTTAGCTCTGTGTAGTCtcatgtagcaccatggtcctggaggaacattcgtttcactgtgtaccgTACCACCTGTATGtgtttgaaatgacaataaaccCCCTTGAACTTGAaatagtacaagtacttctgtcttctCAGAATTAAGTtgaaggaagttaataagcatccaccgtctaatgtcctttacacattcctcaactttattaagatGGTTTCTCTCCTTTGGCTTTCCTGgaacatacaactgtgtgtcatcagtATAACAGGGGAAGCTATATGATAAATGGTATCAAAAGCTTCATTAAGGTCAAGAAAGATAAGCAAGTAGaaacaaccctgatcagaggccagtagtaggtcatttactactttaactaacgctgtctctgtgctatgatgaggcctaattCCTGACttatacatttcatgaatgttattcctatgtaggtacgagcatagctgctgtgctacaaccttttctaaagtTTTGGAGAtcatttttaatcaggggtttgataatTTCTagattaaatgatttattcatttaattcactttatttatCAAGCACATTTAATTATAACACATGTTCCAAAGTGCGGTACAGAGtcaagaaataaaacaacacaTCCACTAAATAATAATCAGTGCTAAAATTAAGGACACTAGCCACAATTAAATGCTAAAAATAGAAGTGTGTGTTTAGAGCTGCTTTATAACTAGACAAGGAAGGAGCCGATCTAATATGTAAATTGGGACCGCTCCACAGGGTAGATGCCAAAACCATAAAactgattatttttagaaggggtgtgattacttctggaataatctgttttGAAGAACCATGTCGGTAAGGGATCTTGTGTAcgagttgatgattttgatgaggAAATTAGTTAAATTTGTTTGGTCTCTTTGTTTGttggggagtaaaacattctaatcgcTGAtctgatattattatattattataatagcagAAGCGATTACTGACCCAGGCGAACAGTAACtggtaagtgtttctttctggattttttagttgaaactagttttagcaccgattgtcagatagaagctgtaactgtgCTTCCTTGTTGCTACGAGCTGTATACTTGTTGCTAGATTAAAGCAAATTCCGGTATTCAGATTCGGTATCGGTCGGGAGTTGCTCGTTCACGCGACTactctttgttttgctaattaaagaggcgtgctcagctgaaacacatcagtatttattaattaagaaaCGCTGAGGCGGAAGCCCTTGTCGTGTGAAGAACGAGCTCATGTAAAGACCTGAGAGTCTACCTGCGCGAGTCCACCGAGCAAGGACACCGACAAGACACCACACATGCTGCTAAGTATActttttctccctttattcctcttgctgttacctgtttacacacactaacatgtgtCATCAGTTTATCCCTGTTATTTGCCACAGGTGCAGACCGTGGCATTCTGCCAGAAACGTACGCAACTTGGACAACCTACACTCTCTGAATGCGGCCTCTGCAGGTTCCATCTCACTCTCAGTCGGactttggaactgccaatctgctgTCAACAAGGCAGATTTCATCTCTGCATTTGCAACCCACTCCAATCTCAGCAtgctggctctgactgagacctggatccatgctgagaacactgccacacccgctgccctggcctccaacttcaacttctcccatacctcacgccccaacagacgagggggtggtgcaggtttgcttctctccaaaacttggaaatttacctgtctttctccctcttgctcatacactccctttgaatttcatgctgttacagtcactgaccctgccaaaatgcactttcttgttgtttaccgtcctccaggtcaactgggcagttcatcgatgaatttgacacgctactttccaccatcccagatgatggaactcctcttctggtccttggtgatttcaacattcatctagacaagccacatgcagctgactttcttgctctccttcccacattcgacctcaagcagttcaccaCACCAACAACCCACAAAGCTGGCAAACAgcttgacctcatcctcacacataACTGCACCACACATAATattctcattactcctctccacacctctgaccatttctttatccagttctctatttctctcccctcaccaccATGAGTGTCTCCTCCCTCTACCTCTTTTCGTCGCATTCTTCGCTCCCTTTtcccctcacatttctcctctATTGCcacaaccttacttccctccGACAGCCACCTTTCCTCACTTGACTTAAACACCGCAAccgacatgctatgttccaccctaacatcttctcttgacagcatatgccccctaacctccagacctgctcgcacatcaccctctagtccttggctctcagaagctctgtaTAAtaactaagagcatctgaaaggcaatggcgcaaatcaaacaacccgattgacctaaccaattaccagacacttctctcttctttttccgatagcatctccattgctaaagtCACATTCTACATAGAGAAGATTGGTAGTTCTAGCAACACCcgcattcttttcaaaaccttttcctctctattctgtccccctcctccccatTCCCCTACCtttctcactgcagatgactttgccactttctttaccaacaaggttacatcaatcaggaaccagttctcaacaccagacatgcatagaccgaCTCCTCCTCcgtgtaactcccaactgacttccttctttcccctctcagagactgatgtctctaaactcctcctctctagccaccccacaacctgtcctcttgaccctctatcccttctcaccttcttcagtccatctctcccacactattacctgcactcacacacatctttaacacatccctctctactggcacataccctccctcatttaagcaggcccgggttaccccactgcttaaaaaaccatcactcaaccctgctatagttgacaactacag
Protein-coding regions in this window:
- the LOC108268197 gene encoding 5-beta-cholestane-3-alpha,7-alpha-diol 12-alpha-hydroxylase-like; this encodes MSFLLQILLALFTTLLGGLYLLGAFRRRRSGEPPLDKGPLPWLGHVLEFRRDTAKFLERMRKKHGDIFTVQLGGFYFTFLTDPLSFGSVVKEARAKLDFSEFAKHLVQRVFGYHPLEDDHKLIQASSNKHLMGDGLMVISQALMNNLQNLMLHNIGPGNDDDRPWQEDGLFAYCYNIVFRAGYLALFGNEIAKTSGSVDKAKEVDRKESNELFYEFRKYDQLFPKLAYGVLGPSEKIEAERLKRLFWKVLAVEKVNTKDNISGWVSESQQMRAEHGMHESMLDRYMFLLLWASQGNTGPASFWLLLFLMKHPEAMKAVKSEVDEVLHETRQEVKRGGPLINLTRDMLLKTPVLDSAVDESLRMTAAPVLTRAVLEDMSLKMDNGHEYKIRKGDRVSLFPYTAVQMDPEVHPDPLTFKYYRFLTPDGRKKTEFYKGGKKVKYYNMPWGAGVSMCPGRFFAINELKQFVFLMLTYFDFELKNPDEEIPDIDVRRWGFGTMQPTRDIPFRYRLRF